A single genomic interval of Psychroserpens sp. NJDZ02 harbors:
- a CDS encoding NAD(P)/FAD-dependent oxidoreductase — protein MKVDYIIVGCGLAGISFCEKLKENNKTFIVFDDNSQQSSVVAGGLYNPVTLKRFTPVWKSEEQLATALPVYSKLEEVLGVNLDYKIPVKRRFTSLEEQNNWFAASDKEGLKPFLNTSLFENTNTNIEASFKLGEVLHTGRLDTKQLIESYKPYLLDKNLLITDPFVHDLIEIKNDQIEYKDISAKQIVFAEGFGIKQNPYFKELPLGGTKGQLLTIHAPDLKLDYVLKSSVFVIPLGQDTYRVGSTYEQKDKTNTITEEARQMLLDKLKTFVKCDFEVLSQVAGVRPTVKDRKPLVGRHPISKNIYLFNGLGSRGVMIAPYMANQLFNFIENNGVLDKEIDCLRFF, from the coding sequence ATGAAAGTAGACTATATAATTGTTGGTTGTGGATTAGCGGGGATTTCTTTTTGTGAAAAACTTAAGGAAAATAATAAGACATTTATTGTTTTTGATGATAACTCTCAGCAATCTTCTGTGGTTGCAGGTGGTTTATACAACCCTGTAACTTTAAAACGATTTACACCAGTGTGGAAAAGCGAAGAACAACTTGCTACTGCTTTGCCTGTCTACAGTAAATTAGAAGAGGTATTAGGTGTTAATCTAGATTATAAAATACCAGTTAAACGTCGGTTTACTTCATTAGAGGAACAAAATAATTGGTTTGCTGCTTCTGATAAAGAGGGATTAAAACCTTTTTTAAACACTTCTCTTTTTGAAAATACGAATACAAATATAGAGGCAAGTTTTAAATTAGGAGAAGTATTACACACAGGAAGGTTAGATACAAAACAACTTATAGAAAGTTACAAGCCATATCTTTTGGATAAGAATTTGCTTATTACAGATCCTTTTGTTCATGATTTAATAGAGATAAAGAATGACCAAATAGAATACAAGGACATATCTGCTAAGCAAATTGTGTTTGCCGAGGGGTTTGGTATTAAACAAAACCCTTATTTTAAAGAGTTGCCATTGGGCGGTACCAAAGGACAGTTGCTTACTATTCACGCACCAGATTTAAAACTAGACTATGTGCTTAAGTCTAGTGTCTTTGTTATTCCGTTAGGACAAGATACTTATCGTGTAGGTTCTACTTACGAGCAGAAAGATAAAACAAATACGATTACAGAGGAAGCAAGACAAATGCTTTTAGATAAGCTTAAAACGTTTGTAAAATGCGATTTTGAAGTACTTAGTCAAGTCGCAGGAGTTAGACCAACAGTAAAAGATAGAAAACCTTTAGTTGGAAGACATCCCATATCTAAAAATATATATTTGTTTAACGGTTTAGGATCGAGAGGAGTTATGATTGCGCCTTATATGGCAAATCAACTGTTTAATTTTATTGAGAACAATGGTGTTCTTGATAAAGAAATAGATTGTCTTCGTTTTTTTTAA
- the gldN gene encoding gliding motility protein GldN gives MNYKSLLAVVFGVCFASQAVAQSNILNAKSPKEIGVRTEEQIALDNDNPLEYGYVDDRDIMFAKMTWEKVVLDERVNFPLYYPVDTNNIGKERRSLFDVLTKAIDEGKIKDVYNDSYFTGKRTKKELAQIRTAVDTMDIGYDQLNADGYVDPEYITTTTIASYDVVAYFIKGLWYFDKRQGELKYRLLGLAPAAPDVNYVNSNDEANKEPIPLFWIFYPDAREVLHESKAFNAKNSAIPFSFDHILNSRRFNSVIFKEENVFGDRKVEEYIAENSLMQLLESERIKEKIRNFELDMWSY, from the coding sequence ATGAATTATAAATCTTTATTAGCAGTTGTATTCGGAGTATGTTTTGCATCTCAGGCAGTTGCTCAATCTAATATTCTAAATGCTAAATCTCCAAAAGAGATTGGTGTAAGAACAGAAGAACAAATAGCGTTAGATAACGACAACCCTCTAGAATACGGATATGTTGATGATAGAGATATTATGTTTGCAAAGATGACTTGGGAAAAAGTTGTTTTAGACGAACGTGTGAATTTTCCTTTGTACTATCCTGTGGATACTAATAATATAGGGAAAGAAAGACGTTCTTTATTTGATGTCTTAACTAAAGCTATAGATGAAGGTAAAATTAAAGATGTCTACAACGATTCTTATTTTACTGGAAAACGTACTAAAAAAGAGTTAGCTCAAATTAGAACAGCTGTAGATACGATGGATATCGGTTACGATCAGTTAAATGCTGATGGTTATGTAGATCCGGAATATATTACGACTACAACTATTGCATCTTATGATGTTGTTGCATATTTTATCAAAGGACTGTGGTATTTTGATAAGCGTCAAGGAGAATTAAAGTATAGATTATTAGGTTTAGCACCTGCTGCACCGGATGTTAATTACGTTAATTCTAATGACGAAGCAAATAAAGAGCCTATTCCTTTATTCTGGATTTTTTATCCTGATGCACGTGAAGTGTTGCATGAATCTAAAGCTTTTAATGCTAAAAATAGTGCTATCCCTTTTTCTTTTGATCATATTTTAAACTCTAGACGTTTTAATAGTGTGATTTTTAAAGAGGAGAATGTATTTGGAGACCGTAAGGTTGAAGAGTATATCGCTGAAAACTCGTTAATGCAATTATTAGAGTCTGAAAGAATTAAAGAAAAAATTAGAAACTTTGAGTTAGACATGTGGTCGTACTAA
- the topA gene encoding type I DNA topoisomerase: MAKNLVIVESPAKAKTIEKFLGKDFKVESSFGHISDLPSKELGVDVEGDFDPKYEVSSDKKALVKKLKQLAKKAEMVWLASDEDREGEAIAWHLAESLNLDKDKTKRIVFHEITKAAIQKAVENPRQIDYDLVDAQQARRVLDRIVGYELSPVLWRKVKGGLSAGRVQSVSVRLIVERERDIQNFTPEASYRIDAEFSNEAGQSFKAKLPKTFSTKKEALDFLESNASADFKVADLTKKPAKKSPAAPFTTSTLQQEASRKLYFSVSKTMTMAQRLYEAGLITYMRTDSVNLSDEARKGAEKEIVAAYGKEYSKERNFKGKSKGAQEAHEAIRPTDFTRHSVDIDYDQARLYDLIWKRGIASQMSEAQLERTNVKIEANTHNQTFTANGEVIKFDGFLKVYLEGTDDEDLEQEGMLPAMKKNETLLNKYITATERYSRAPYRYTEASLVKKLEELGIGRPSTYAPTISTIQNRNYVEKGAIDGVEREYTQLVLEEGTVKDNMLSEKVGSDKGKLVPTDIGMIVTDFLVNHFESILDYNFTAKVESQFDDIAEGKEDWKKMMKTFYKKFHPVVVDVQENADRESGERILGKDPKTGKQVSVRLGKFGPMVQMGTVDDEEKPTFASLSPDQQLGSITYEEAMDLFKLPRTLGKYEDEDIEVNNGRFGPYVKYGKKFVSLAPGQDPISIEFKDAIELIKEKEIADAPVYNYKGHGVTKGKGRFGPFIKWNGLFINVNKKYDWDTLTNEEIEELVDAKIQKEIDKVIHNWEDEGIRVEKARWGRHNILKGKVKIELPKTVDAAALTLEEVKDMIEKKAPKKKAAAKKKAPAKKKTAAKKPAAKKKTTAKKK, translated from the coding sequence ATGGCGAAGAATTTAGTAATAGTTGAGTCACCTGCAAAAGCAAAAACAATTGAAAAATTTTTAGGAAAAGACTTTAAAGTCGAATCCAGTTTTGGGCATATCTCTGACTTACCATCTAAAGAATTAGGAGTAGATGTAGAGGGAGATTTTGATCCAAAATATGAAGTCTCTTCCGATAAAAAAGCACTAGTAAAAAAATTAAAACAACTTGCCAAGAAAGCCGAAATGGTTTGGTTAGCAAGTGATGAAGATAGGGAAGGAGAGGCTATTGCATGGCATTTAGCAGAATCTCTAAACTTAGATAAAGATAAAACAAAACGTATTGTTTTTCATGAGATTACTAAAGCAGCCATCCAGAAAGCAGTTGAGAATCCAAGACAAATTGATTACGATTTAGTAGATGCGCAACAAGCCCGTCGTGTGTTAGATAGAATTGTAGGTTATGAGTTATCTCCCGTTTTATGGCGTAAAGTAAAAGGAGGTTTGTCAGCAGGTCGTGTACAATCTGTATCTGTTAGATTAATTGTAGAGCGTGAACGCGATATCCAAAACTTTACACCTGAAGCATCGTATAGGATAGATGCTGAATTTTCAAACGAAGCTGGGCAGTCGTTTAAAGCTAAATTGCCAAAAACATTTTCGACTAAAAAAGAAGCATTAGATTTTTTAGAAAGTAATGCGAGTGCAGATTTTAAAGTCGCAGACTTAACTAAAAAGCCAGCTAAGAAATCTCCTGCCGCACCATTTACGACGTCAACATTACAACAAGAAGCATCACGTAAATTATATTTTTCTGTTAGTAAAACTATGACGATGGCGCAACGTTTATACGAAGCCGGTTTGATTACTTATATGAGAACAGATAGTGTCAATTTATCTGATGAAGCTAGAAAAGGAGCAGAGAAAGAGATTGTAGCAGCCTACGGTAAAGAATATAGTAAAGAACGTAATTTTAAAGGAAAGTCTAAAGGAGCGCAAGAAGCTCACGAAGCGATTAGACCGACAGACTTTACAAGACACAGCGTAGATATAGATTACGATCAGGCGCGTTTATATGATTTAATTTGGAAACGTGGTATTGCATCACAGATGAGTGAAGCACAATTGGAACGTACTAACGTTAAGATTGAAGCTAATACACATAATCAAACCTTTACAGCTAATGGAGAGGTTATTAAATTTGACGGATTTTTAAAAGTTTATTTAGAAGGGACAGATGATGAAGATTTAGAGCAAGAAGGCATGCTTCCTGCTATGAAGAAAAACGAAACGTTACTTAATAAATATATCACAGCGACAGAACGTTATAGTCGTGCGCCATATAGATATACGGAAGCCTCTTTAGTAAAAAAACTAGAGGAGTTAGGTATTGGACGTCCGTCTACTTATGCTCCAACAATTTCGACCATTCAAAATAGAAACTATGTAGAAAAAGGTGCTATAGATGGTGTAGAACGTGAGTATACACAATTAGTATTAGAAGAAGGAACAGTAAAAGATAACATGCTTTCTGAAAAAGTAGGGTCTGATAAAGGTAAGTTAGTACCAACAGATATTGGTATGATTGTTACAGACTTTTTGGTTAACCATTTTGAAAGTATATTAGATTATAATTTTACCGCTAAGGTAGAAAGTCAGTTTGATGATATTGCTGAAGGTAAAGAGGACTGGAAAAAAATGATGAAAACCTTCTATAAGAAGTTTCATCCAGTAGTTGTAGATGTTCAAGAAAATGCAGATAGAGAATCTGGAGAACGTATTTTAGGTAAAGATCCAAAAACAGGTAAACAAGTTAGTGTGCGTCTTGGTAAATTTGGACCAATGGTGCAAATGGGAACGGTGGATGATGAGGAAAAACCAACATTTGCAAGTCTAAGTCCTGATCAACAATTAGGTAGTATTACCTATGAAGAGGCAATGGATTTATTTAAGTTGCCTAGGACTTTAGGTAAGTATGAAGATGAGGATATTGAGGTTAACAATGGTCGTTTTGGACCTTATGTAAAATACGGTAAGAAGTTTGTGTCTTTAGCGCCAGGTCAAGATCCAATAAGTATTGAGTTTAAAGACGCTATTGAATTAATTAAAGAAAAAGAAATAGCAGATGCACCCGTTTACAATTATAAAGGACATGGTGTAACTAAAGGTAAAGGACGTTTTGGACCATTTATTAAATGGAATGGGTTGTTTATCAATGTGAATAAAAAATACGATTGGGATACTTTAACTAATGAAGAAATTGAAGAATTAGTAGATGCTAAAATTCAGAAAGAAATAGATAAAGTTATTCATAATTGGGAAGATGAAGGTATCCGTGTAGAAAAAGCACGTTGGGGTAGACATAATATTTTAAAAGGTAAAGTTAAAATAGAGTTACCTAAAACAGTAGACGCTGCCGCTTTAACTTTAGAGGAAGTTAAGGATATGATAGAAAAGAAAGCGCCTAAAAAGAAGGCTGCTGCAAAAAAGAAAGCACCGGCTAAGAAGAAAACTGCAGCAAAGAAGCCAGCGGCAAAGAAAAAAACTACAGCAAAAAAGAAATAG
- a CDS encoding formimidoylglutamase — translation MNFNFLSPVSDTVLAHNQLLSPLCLGQKIKIHSEQQGIPDLDDVKIVILGVLENRNDVNYIGEDFNLNEIRKSLYTLYPGNWSTNVVDLGDIEKGERAEDTYFALKETLTLLIEKRIIPIIIGGSQDLTYTTYRAYDSLIPMVNIVNVDKSFDLGDTSKAINNTSFVGKIVLDEPYNLFNYSIIGYQTYFNSQEEIDLMERLYFESYRLGEVSNDITLVEPVMRDANIVTVDLGGLKASEVSLRQKVSPNGLDGKEICAVARYAGISNKVSSFGIYEYKPSQDDEITAMLVSQMIWYFIEGVNCRVNDDDFSIDDNHQKFITLAESHELIFYKSIKTGRWWIEIPFLANVNNKLKKHTLLPCTHQDYLDACNDIIPERWYKAYQKNSV, via the coding sequence ATGAATTTTAATTTTCTTTCTCCAGTTTCAGATACTGTTTTAGCGCATAATCAATTATTGTCGCCTTTGTGTTTAGGGCAAAAAATAAAAATACATTCGGAACAACAAGGTATTCCTGATTTAGATGATGTTAAAATTGTTATTCTAGGAGTTTTAGAAAACAGAAATGATGTCAATTATATAGGTGAAGATTTTAATCTAAACGAAATTAGGAAATCATTGTACACACTATATCCTGGTAATTGGTCTACTAATGTTGTTGATTTAGGTGATATTGAAAAAGGAGAACGTGCAGAAGATACTTATTTTGCTTTAAAAGAAACATTGACTCTTTTAATTGAGAAAAGAATCATACCAATTATAATTGGAGGTAGTCAAGACTTAACGTATACCACGTATCGGGCCTATGATAGTTTAATTCCAATGGTTAATATTGTGAATGTTGATAAATCTTTTGATTTAGGAGATACGTCCAAAGCAATAAATAACACTAGTTTTGTAGGTAAAATCGTTCTTGATGAGCCGTACAACCTTTTTAATTATTCAATCATCGGATATCAGACCTATTTTAATAGTCAGGAGGAGATAGATTTAATGGAACGCTTATATTTCGAATCTTACAGATTGGGAGAGGTATCGAATGATATCACATTAGTGGAGCCAGTAATGCGAGATGCAAATATCGTGACTGTAGATTTAGGTGGATTAAAGGCGTCCGAAGTTAGTTTAAGGCAAAAGGTTTCTCCTAATGGGTTAGATGGGAAAGAAATATGTGCAGTAGCACGTTATGCAGGAATAAGTAATAAGGTAAGTTCGTTTGGTATTTACGAGTATAAACCTTCTCAAGATGATGAAATAACGGCAATGCTAGTGTCGCAAATGATATGGTATTTTATAGAAGGTGTTAACTGTAGAGTTAACGATGATGATTTTTCTATTGACGATAATCACCAAAAATTCATTACATTAGCAGAATCGCATGAGTTAATTTTTTATAAAAGTATAAAGACAGGACGCTGGTGGATAGAAATTCCATTTTTAGCAAATGTTAATAATAAATTAAAAAAGCATACGTTATTACCATGCACGCATCAAGATTATTTGGATGCTTGTAATGATATTATACCGGAAAGATGGTATAAAGCCTATCAAAAAAATAGCGTTTAG
- the gldL gene encoding gliding motility protein GldL, with protein sequence MAQKGKLSTMNMVYGLGAAIVIIGALFKIQHWPYGSLILTIGMIVEAVVFTLSAFEKQGGELDWSLVYPELAGGASLGAKKATKEEPKDAEGLLSKKLDNLLKDAKIDGELMASLGNSIKNFEGAAKGISPTVDSMAATKKYGEEMTLAAAQMESLNSLYKVQMESASRQASINEEAVENATKLKEQMQSLASNLSSLNGVYGGMLTAMNKN encoded by the coding sequence ATGGCACAAAAAGGAAAACTTTCGACGATGAATATGGTTTATGGATTGGGAGCAGCAATCGTAATTATTGGAGCTTTATTTAAAATTCAACACTGGCCTTATGGATCACTTATTTTAACAATAGGTATGATCGTAGAAGCTGTCGTATTTACATTATCTGCTTTTGAAAAGCAAGGTGGCGAATTAGATTGGTCATTAGTTTACCCTGAACTAGCAGGTGGTGCTTCATTAGGAGCTAAAAAAGCTACAAAAGAAGAGCCTAAAGATGCTGAAGGTTTATTATCAAAAAAATTAGACAACTTATTAAAAGATGCTAAAATTGATGGAGAATTAATGGCAAGCTTAGGAAATAGTATCAAAAATTTCGAAGGAGCTGCAAAAGGAATTTCTCCAACTGTGGATTCTATGGCTGCAACTAAAAAGTATGGTGAAGAAATGACCCTTGCTGCTGCACAAATGGAGTCTTTAAACAGCCTTTATAAAGTACAAATGGAAAGCGCTAGTCGTCAAGCATCAATTAATGAAGAAGCTGTAGAAAATGCAACTAAATTAAAAGAACAAATGCAATCTTTAGCATCTAACTTATCTTCTTTAAACGGAGTATATGGTGGTATGTTAACTGCAATGAACAAAAACTAA
- a CDS encoding DUF983 domain-containing protein, whose amino-acid sequence MFKKGSKLYSIFTGACPKCHKESMYTDTNPYHVSQLFSMHERCSHCNTKYKIEPSFFYGSMYVSYGVGIAFAVAAFVISYFFLGSTPNVAFIAIVGALIVFYPIIVRLSRNIWINIFMSYDKKLASKNDKLETKK is encoded by the coding sequence ATGTTTAAAAAAGGCTCTAAATTATACTCTATATTTACAGGTGCTTGCCCAAAGTGTCATAAAGAATCAATGTACACAGATACTAACCCTTATCACGTAAGTCAACTTTTTAGTATGCACGAGCGCTGTAGTCACTGTAACACTAAATATAAAATTGAACCTTCTTTTTTCTATGGGTCTATGTATGTTAGTTATGGTGTCGGAATTGCTTTTGCTGTCGCTGCTTTTGTTATTAGCTATTTCTTTTTAGGAAGCACACCAAACGTCGCGTTTATAGCAATTGTAGGTGCCTTAATAGTGTTTTATCCAATAATCGTAAGACTATCGAGAAATATATGGATCAATATTTTTATGAGTTACGATAAAAAGTTAGCCTCTAAAAATGATAAACTAGAAACTAAAAAATAA
- the gldM gene encoding gliding motility protein GldM, with translation MAGGKQSARQKMINLMYLVFIAMIAMTMSKEVLSAFGLMDKKFDRANELAIASNNGILTQLKTQAEEKPDEFGNANKLANDISEISDEFYKFLGTVKAEDIVKSGHYELEESGDLPYEEMDKGDKLDELWFTGDRLTKRGQEVLDRIEKYKTDIKAVLPNEGKWQPVIESFEKRFSTAAVKDNDGVEKKWLDYHFQGFPAIASYTKLTAMQNDVKATETNIYNGFLGNLVSNATSLKNYKAIVLADKSAFFAGEKFQGRVVLGKYANVVPTKMSVGEKEIDLTEAIDSTGAAKLDFNVGNVGEHNIDGKFTFVEDGKELEIPIIGNYVVVPRPNSATISADKMNVVYRGVPNPMTISFAGVPDNKVNASGSGLSKANGIGKYTMKPGSGKEVTISVTAKLDDGSSASDRAVFRIKDIPKPSGTIAGKSEGSLPRNNIEIGTIKAVLEDFDFDLPLRVTSFKIKVPGQSTVNVQGSKLNGQAKTALRKARRGDAIQIFDIKSKSSAGVRIKPASPIAIELSN, from the coding sequence ATGGCAGGAGGAAAACAGTCCGCAAGACAAAAGATGATTAACCTAATGTATTTGGTATTTATTGCAATGATCGCAATGACAATGTCAAAAGAAGTATTATCTGCATTTGGATTAATGGATAAAAAATTTGATAGAGCTAACGAATTGGCTATAGCATCAAATAATGGTATTTTAACTCAGTTGAAAACACAAGCTGAGGAAAAGCCGGATGAATTTGGTAACGCAAACAAATTAGCTAATGATATTAGTGAGATTTCGGATGAGTTTTATAAGTTTTTAGGAACAGTTAAAGCTGAAGATATCGTTAAAAGTGGTCATTATGAGTTAGAAGAAAGTGGCGATTTACCTTACGAAGAAATGGATAAGGGAGATAAACTTGACGAGCTGTGGTTTACTGGTGACAGATTAACAAAAAGAGGACAAGAAGTTTTAGATAGAATAGAAAAGTATAAAACGGACATTAAAGCTGTTTTACCTAATGAGGGAAAATGGCAACCAGTAATTGAAAGTTTTGAAAAACGTTTTAGTACAGCTGCCGTAAAAGATAATGATGGTGTAGAGAAAAAATGGCTAGATTATCATTTTCAAGGATTTCCAGCTATTGCATCTTACACTAAGTTAACTGCAATGCAAAATGATGTAAAGGCTACTGAAACTAATATCTATAATGGGTTTTTAGGTAATCTTGTTAGTAATGCAACGTCTTTAAAGAATTATAAGGCAATTGTATTGGCTGATAAATCTGCATTTTTTGCTGGAGAAAAATTTCAAGGTAGAGTAGTGTTAGGTAAGTACGCTAATGTTGTACCTACAAAAATGAGTGTAGGGGAAAAAGAAATTGATTTAACTGAAGCAATTGATTCGACAGGAGCGGCTAAATTAGATTTTAATGTAGGTAACGTTGGAGAGCACAATATTGATGGTAAATTTACTTTCGTAGAAGACGGTAAGGAATTAGAAATTCCAATAATTGGAAACTATGTTGTGGTACCAAGACCAAATTCTGCTACTATTTCTGCAGATAAAATGAATGTTGTATATAGAGGTGTACCTAATCCGATGACTATTTCTTTCGCAGGAGTACCTGATAACAAAGTTAATGCTAGTGGATCTGGTTTATCTAAGGCGAATGGTATTGGAAAATATACTATGAAACCTGGATCGGGTAAAGAGGTTACAATTAGTGTAACAGCTAAACTTGATGATGGTTCTAGTGCTTCTGATAGAGCAGTATTTAGAATTAAAGATATCCCTAAGCCATCTGGTACTATTGCTGGAAAGTCGGAAGGTTCTTTACCAAGAAATAACATTGAAATAGGGACTATTAAAGCTGTATTGGAAGATTTTGATTTTGATTTGCCTTTAAGAGTAACATCATTTAAAATTAAAGTACCTGGACAGTCTACAGTAAATGTACAAGGTAGTAAGTTAAATGGACAAGCAAAAACAGCTTTAAGAAAAGCTAGACGTGGAGATGCTATTCAAATATTTGATATCAAATCTAAATCGTCAGCAGGAGTAAGAATTAAGCCAGCAAGTCCAATTGCTATTGAGTTATCAAACTAA
- the gldK gene encoding gliding motility lipoprotein GldK: MNMKKFVLLTAVFALLVSCGSKDNGQLVGAKGRKWHPEKPYGMTLVPGGAFIMGKADDDLAGIQDAPAKTVTVASFYMDETEITNSEYRQFVEWVRDSTIRTKMAILADEVGMTSEDGGIGEFAFKDADTTDSSAYEKYMMDNYSGLGETGYEGRKLNYDVDLIFDTSEYPDEYYVEVMDTMYLPLEESYNGQRTWDVTKFKFQYTYMDIAKAAKNKNLSRKDVIIREEVEIYPDTTAWIRDFAYSYNEPMHNDYFWHDAYGDYPVVGVSWQQAKAFCEWRTKYHNDYRRSRKIHNVARYRLPSEAQWEYAARGGLQAATFPWGGPYAKNDRGCFMANFKPLRGDYAADTALYTVEADAFEPNDFNLYNMAGNVSEWVDSSYDPASYEHASTINPSVNDPSNKRKVVRGGSWKDVAYYLQVSSRDYEYSDSARSYIGFRTVQDYMGTDMTANSQQ, from the coding sequence ATGAATATGAAGAAGTTTGTATTATTAACAGCGGTTTTCGCACTATTAGTAAGTTGTGGATCAAAAGATAACGGACAACTAGTTGGTGCTAAAGGAAGGAAGTGGCATCCAGAAAAACCTTACGGAATGACATTAGTCCCTGGTGGAGCATTTATAATGGGTAAAGCAGACGACGATCTTGCTGGAATCCAGGATGCACCTGCTAAGACAGTTACTGTTGCATCATTTTATATGGATGAGACAGAAATTACCAACAGTGAGTATCGTCAGTTTGTAGAATGGGTAAGAGATTCTACTATTCGTACCAAAATGGCTATTCTAGCTGATGAAGTAGGTATGACATCTGAGGATGGTGGTATTGGAGAATTTGCATTTAAAGATGCGGATACTACTGATTCATCTGCTTACGAAAAGTATATGATGGATAACTATAGTGGTTTAGGAGAAACTGGTTATGAAGGAAGGAAACTTAATTATGACGTTGACTTGATCTTTGATACCTCAGAATATCCTGATGAATACTATGTAGAAGTTATGGATACCATGTATTTGCCATTAGAAGAATCTTATAATGGACAACGTACTTGGGATGTAACTAAATTTAAGTTTCAGTATACTTACATGGATATTGCTAAAGCAGCAAAAAACAAAAACTTAAGTCGTAAAGATGTAATTATTAGAGAAGAAGTAGAAATCTATCCAGATACTACAGCTTGGATTAGAGATTTTGCATATTCTTATAATGAGCCAATGCATAACGATTATTTCTGGCATGATGCTTATGGAGATTATCCAGTGGTTGGCGTATCATGGCAACAAGCTAAGGCGTTTTGTGAATGGAGAACAAAATACCATAATGATTATAGACGTTCAAGAAAAATACATAACGTAGCACGTTACAGATTGCCATCAGAAGCGCAATGGGAGTATGCCGCTAGAGGTGGTTTACAAGCAGCGACTTTCCCTTGGGGAGGGCCTTATGCTAAAAACGATCGTGGATGTTTCATGGCTAACTTTAAACCATTACGTGGTGATTATGCAGCAGATACAGCGTTGTATACTGTAGAAGCTGATGCTTTTGAGCCGAATGATTTTAATCTTTATAACATGGCTGGAAATGTATCAGAATGGGTAGACTCTTCTTATGATCCAGCATCTTATGAGCATGCATCAACTATTAACCCAAGTGTAAATGATCCAAGTAACAAACGTAAAGTTGTACGTGGAGGGTCTTGGAAAGATGTCGCTTATTATTTACAAGTAAGTTCTAGAGATTACGAATATTCAGATTCAGCGAGAAGTTATATCGGTTTCAGAACTGTTCAAGATTATATGGGTACAGATATGACAGCTAATTCACAGCAATAA